A part of Tigriopus californicus strain San Diego chromosome 10, Tcal_SD_v2.1, whole genome shotgun sequence genomic DNA contains:
- the LOC131888595 gene encoding endothelial zinc finger protein induced by tumor necrosis factor alpha-like, producing MWMKTANDAPSSLNSRQIITPLKFEMGMKDADYSSRTIIKLEGENEPLDLYDILESGSDLNENIVMEENPLGPKCSRTQEQELNGDSMTGRKSYYECSSCHQTFIDFESIRVHKAVYHQDGFAFGSGDPMSFQELQNQEKTLSSIVQTTVHSHNVSQANIESVDVKRHTNRNQATSDQLSCPICALTCATMSTLKVHLLLHEVPHIVCRTCGQKFQTQSKLINHKRTHTREKRFACDLCDYRTGRGDTLTCHKKYVHLGIPRPKKRPRK from the exons GAAAACGGCAAATGATGCCCCAAGTTCCCTAAATTCTAGACAAATAATTACGCCTTTGAAATTTGAGATGGGCATGAAAGATGCGGATTATTCTAGTCGAACCATTATCAAATTGGAGGGCGAGAATGAACCTCTCGATCTGTATGACATCCTTGAAAGTGGGTCTGATCTCAATGAAAACATTGTGATGGAAGAAAACCCACTGGGGCCAAAATGTTCCAGAACTCAAGAACAAGAGCTCAACGGAGATTCAATGACGGGAAGAAAATCTTATTATGAATGCTCCAGTTGTCATCAAACTTTTATTGACTTTGAAAGTATTAGGGTTCACAAAGCCGTTTATCACCAGGATGGGTTTGCCTTTGGAAGTGGTGATCCCATGAGCTTCCAAGAGCTTCAGaatcaagaaaaaacattATCCTCTATAGTCCAGACTACTGTACACTCTCACAATGTCAGTCAAGCAAATATAGAGTCTGTTGATGTGAAACGTCATACTAATCGGAATCAAGCCACGTCTGATCAGTTGTCATGTCCCATTTGCGCTTTGACCTGTGCCACTATGTCTACACTCAAAGTTCACTTATTACTTCATGAGGTGCCCCACATCGTTTGTCGTACTTGTGGGCAAAAGTTTCAGACCCAGTCCAAGTTAATAAATCACAAACGGACTCACACGCGAGAAAAACGCTTTGC ATGCGATTTGTGCGATTATCGGACTGGACGTGGCGATACTCTGACCTGTCACAAGAAGTATGTTCATCTTGGCATTCCGCGACCAAAAAAGCGACCGAGGAAATGA